In the Ochrobactrum sp. Marseille-Q0166 genome, one interval contains:
- a CDS encoding SIR2 family protein: MGPQIGRALRYALDAVGDKAQPYSYFVQKFGDDKVKIGTAIADLIFEWAWAPGKERFDASLFKGTDSHVFMKSLIAEHLDEITPKTREHFINDFEAELAALRDIRPHAIITTNYDSMIELIFEGYEAIVGRGVLRYDLNSFGEIFHIHGMTSNPESLVLTATDYDNSHKQSRYFAAKLLTYFVEHPVFIFGYGLGDPNVRTLLQDIGRIAADETGLVGNVAQIVWHAELKGGPSQSEVVIDDEDDERQYRLRVFNVTSLKEVFELLSARHELKQVNPALLRSLAARLMKLTRKDIPGGTVEVDYTTLEKVAQDDKHLPKMLGLSFADTDNKTHPFTLGQVADELKLSGWNAVDKLIKRIKFDTGVDLRASDNCYHERIKTGKKSATRKWSHEAVDLFRNVMAGKPYKLRE, from the coding sequence TTGGGGCCCCAGATTGGGAGGGCGCTAAGGTATGCTCTTGATGCAGTTGGGGATAAAGCTCAGCCTTATTCCTATTTTGTTCAGAAATTTGGTGACGACAAAGTCAAGATTGGAACTGCCATCGCCGATCTCATTTTTGAATGGGCTTGGGCCCCGGGCAAGGAACGGTTCGATGCATCGCTTTTCAAAGGTACTGATTCCCACGTTTTTATGAAGTCGCTGATTGCTGAGCACCTCGACGAAATCACTCCAAAGACGCGGGAGCATTTTATCAATGACTTCGAAGCCGAGCTTGCCGCCCTGCGGGACATTCGCCCGCATGCAATCATCACTACTAACTATGACTCTATGATTGAGCTGATATTTGAAGGTTATGAAGCTATCGTGGGGCGTGGAGTACTCCGCTATGATCTAAACTCCTTCGGCGAGATCTTTCACATTCACGGGATGACCAGTAATCCTGAGAGCTTAGTTCTTACCGCAACAGATTACGACAATTCGCACAAACAAAGTCGGTACTTTGCGGCTAAGTTACTTACATATTTTGTTGAGCACCCAGTTTTCATTTTTGGCTACGGATTGGGCGATCCAAACGTTCGAACCCTTCTTCAAGATATTGGCCGCATTGCTGCAGACGAGACCGGGCTTGTCGGAAATGTTGCTCAGATCGTTTGGCACGCGGAACTTAAAGGCGGTCCGTCTCAGTCTGAGGTTGTCATTGACGACGAGGATGACGAACGGCAATATCGGCTGAGGGTGTTCAACGTGACCTCTTTGAAGGAAGTTTTTGAGCTTCTGTCGGCTCGCCATGAACTTAAGCAAGTCAATCCAGCGCTCCTACGGTCTCTTGCTGCTAGACTCATGAAACTGACCCGCAAGGACATTCCCGGAGGCACCGTGGAAGTTGATTACACAACCTTGGAGAAGGTGGCGCAAGACGACAAACATCTGCCGAAAATGTTGGGGCTGTCATTCGCGGACACCGACAACAAGACCCATCCGTTTACCCTTGGACAAGTCGCTGACGAACTAAAACTGAGCGGATGGAATGCGGTCGACAAGCTGATTAAGCGAATTAAGTTTGACACGGGCGTCGACCTTCGAGCATCTGACAATTGTTATCATGAGCGGATCAAAACTGGAAAGAAGTCTGCAACAAGAAAATGGTCGCATGAGGCTGTTGATCTGTTTCGCAACGTTATGGCAGGTAAGCCATACAAGCTACGAGAGTAG
- a CDS encoding MFS transporter, translating into MKHEAVIEPNKSVIQDGLPKPQIYWAWATLMVGLTLAVIDGTIANVALPTIAADFSAGPAASIWIVNGYQLAIVITLLPFAALGEIYSYRRVYLLGVSLFTLASIACVFARSLEALTIARIIQGFGAAGLMSVNAALLRYTVPQAKFGTAIGLNALVVALSSTIGPTLAGIILHSLSWPWLFVINIPLGVLAVAMGVKSLPYNELSSRRFDYLSAILTACTLGLLVTVIDSAGNGVSSTFLALQAIGCAVAATWLIRRSKQTTNPLLPLDLLRIPVFSLSLCTSIMSFLAQMMAFISLPFLFQNVYGFQPIEVGFLMMPWPIALAIVAPLSGKFSDKYSPATLGLVGLVFFAVGLALVGTLPEQPSVVDICWRMAICGIGFGFFQAPNNRMIITSAPRARSGAASGMLGTARLLGQSLGAAFVAFLLSHWSISNIPRILLIAAGFAAFASIISISRRKR; encoded by the coding sequence ATGAAACACGAAGCAGTTATTGAGCCGAACAAGTCAGTAATTCAGGATGGTTTGCCAAAGCCACAAATTTATTGGGCTTGGGCAACCCTTATGGTCGGCCTCACACTTGCAGTTATCGATGGCACGATTGCCAATGTTGCACTTCCCACTATCGCAGCCGATTTCTCTGCCGGACCAGCTGCGTCCATCTGGATCGTCAACGGATATCAGCTCGCAATCGTTATTACATTGCTGCCATTTGCAGCCTTGGGCGAGATTTATAGCTACCGTCGCGTCTATTTGCTTGGTGTGTCGCTCTTCACGCTTGCATCAATTGCCTGCGTTTTTGCGCGGTCGCTTGAAGCGCTCACAATTGCCCGCATCATACAAGGCTTTGGTGCAGCAGGCTTGATGAGCGTCAATGCGGCATTGCTCCGCTATACGGTGCCACAAGCAAAATTTGGAACTGCAATTGGCTTGAACGCACTGGTCGTTGCCCTCTCATCGACCATTGGGCCAACACTTGCAGGAATCATCCTTCATTCACTCAGCTGGCCATGGCTGTTCGTCATCAATATTCCACTCGGAGTTCTCGCTGTTGCCATGGGGGTGAAAAGCCTGCCTTATAACGAACTCTCATCACGTCGGTTCGATTATTTGAGTGCTATCCTCACTGCTTGCACGCTCGGCCTGCTGGTTACGGTTATTGATAGTGCTGGCAATGGCGTCAGCTCAACATTTCTGGCCTTGCAGGCAATCGGCTGTGCAGTTGCAGCAACTTGGCTGATACGTCGCTCCAAGCAGACAACTAATCCCCTGCTGCCGCTCGATCTTCTACGCATCCCCGTGTTCAGCCTGTCGCTCTGCACATCAATCATGTCCTTTCTGGCACAGATGATGGCATTCATATCGTTGCCATTCCTGTTTCAGAACGTCTATGGCTTCCAACCTATCGAGGTCGGTTTCCTGATGATGCCTTGGCCGATTGCCTTGGCCATCGTTGCACCGCTATCCGGCAAGTTTTCGGACAAGTATTCGCCCGCCACGCTCGGCCTGGTCGGGCTTGTGTTCTTCGCTGTCGGGCTGGCACTCGTCGGGACGCTGCCAGAGCAACCGTCCGTGGTCGATATTTGCTGGCGCATGGCGATTTGCGGCATCGGATTCGGCTTCTTTCAAGCTCCAAACAACCGCATGATCATAACCTCCGCCCCACGCGCAAGAAGTGGCGCTGCAAGCGGTATGCTGGGAACAGCTCGCTTGCTTGGTCAGTCACTTGGCGCTGCGTTCGTCGCATTCCTGCTCTCGCATTGGAGTATCAGCAACATCCCGCGCATCCTGCTTATTGCTGCTGGGTTTGCCGCATTCGCATCTATCATCAGCATTTCGCGTCGGAAGCGATAA
- a CDS encoding cyanate transporter, with translation MQTQQSHGSTQAAPIALIALVVLIGLNLRPFLTAPGPVLSDIVADTGMGFGMLSLLTFLPMTLMGLGAFIAPRIQSMVGTRRSMFAALIILALGSVLRGFVPDGFSLVLTAVLCGAGVAMIQALMPGLIKANFPASIAAVTGLYSAMIMGGGALGARLTPWLAGTDHNWRFALSVLAIPAVLALLTAIPILKETASSSSKSGITGKLLRRPRTWMLMAAFGLVNAGYSSMVAWLAPYYKSLGMEAAETGNLVAVMAIAQALSAFGLPLLARHSIDRRPWLLLTLVMQATGFAGLAFAPQISPYFWSAICGAGLGGSFALAMITSLDHLPKPQEAGALAAMMQGGGFLIAALGPVATALLHNLTGTFASGWIIHLVLVASICPLYLRFNPRHYAHVMNLALPAESGTQ, from the coding sequence ATGCAGACCCAGCAAAGCCATGGCAGCACGCAAGCCGCACCCATAGCTCTTATCGCACTCGTTGTTCTTATTGGCCTTAATCTAAGACCTTTCTTGACGGCTCCAGGACCCGTGCTTTCCGATATTGTAGCAGATACCGGAATGGGTTTTGGCATGTTGTCTTTGCTGACATTCCTCCCCATGACGCTGATGGGCCTAGGTGCTTTCATCGCTCCACGCATTCAATCGATGGTCGGCACACGCCGGAGCATGTTCGCAGCCCTTATCATTCTTGCATTGGGTTCTGTTTTGCGGGGCTTCGTGCCAGATGGTTTTTCTCTGGTGCTTACCGCCGTTCTGTGCGGCGCTGGGGTTGCTATGATACAGGCACTTATGCCCGGCCTGATCAAAGCAAATTTCCCGGCAAGTATTGCGGCTGTTACCGGCCTTTATTCTGCAATGATCATGGGCGGCGGCGCGCTTGGCGCCCGACTGACACCATGGCTTGCGGGTACGGATCACAACTGGCGTTTCGCGCTATCTGTTCTTGCAATTCCTGCAGTGCTTGCGTTGCTTACTGCTATTCCAATTCTTAAAGAAACGGCGTCTTCTAGTTCAAAATCCGGCATCACCGGAAAGCTGCTCCGTCGCCCGCGGACATGGATGCTGATGGCGGCTTTTGGCCTCGTCAATGCCGGTTATTCATCAATGGTGGCCTGGCTTGCGCCGTACTATAAGTCATTAGGCATGGAAGCGGCAGAAACCGGCAATCTGGTCGCCGTCATGGCAATAGCGCAGGCTTTGTCGGCCTTTGGCCTGCCGCTGCTTGCACGACATAGCATTGATCGTCGCCCTTGGCTTCTCCTGACACTGGTGATGCAAGCGACAGGCTTTGCCGGTTTGGCTTTTGCACCGCAAATCTCACCTTATTTCTGGTCCGCAATTTGCGGCGCTGGCCTTGGCGGCAGTTTCGCACTCGCCATGATTACCTCGCTTGATCATCTGCCCAAGCCTCAAGAAGCAGGCGCTCTGGCCGCGATGATGCAAGGCGGCGGCTTTCTGATCGCAGCTCTGGGCCCCGTGGCAACGGCGTTGCTGCACAATTTAACCGGCACCTTTGCATCCGGGTGGATCATACATCTGGTTCTGGTTGCAAGCATCTGTCCGCTCTATCTGCGCTTTAATCCGCGCCATTACGCGCATGTGATGAATCTGGCCCTTCCTGCCGAAAGTGGCACACAATAG
- a CDS encoding nucleoside deaminase, with amino-acid sequence MSNEQEYLQKAIALAFDNVELGGRPFGAVVVKDDKIISIGVNRMQADCDPTAHAELLALRAAGKILQSPRLDDCSVYASGQPCPMCFAAMRMSGINKIMFAYSNEQAEPFGLSTAKIASELAKPVTEQTGIYFRHCSPDDDAALYRRWQEKNK; translated from the coding sequence ATGAGTAACGAGCAGGAGTATTTGCAGAAGGCAATCGCACTTGCATTCGACAATGTCGAACTCGGCGGTCGTCCCTTTGGAGCCGTTGTCGTAAAGGATGACAAGATTATCTCCATCGGCGTCAATCGTATGCAGGCGGATTGCGATCCGACAGCCCATGCTGAACTCCTCGCCTTGCGTGCCGCAGGCAAGATCTTGCAGTCGCCTCGGCTGGATGATTGCAGCGTTTACGCGAGCGGCCAACCCTGCCCTATGTGTTTCGCTGCAATGCGGATGTCAGGCATCAATAAAATCATGTTCGCCTACTCCAACGAGCAGGCAGAACCGTTCGGCCTTTCGACAGCAAAAATTGCCTCGGAATTGGCCAAGCCAGTGACGGAGCAAACTGGCATTTATTTTAGACATTGTTCGCCAGACGATGATGCCGCGCTTTATCGGCGCTGGCAGGAAAAGAACAAATAA
- a CDS encoding ankyrin repeat domain-containing protein, producing MRQTIVSLGALALIAGTIIMIEPVLPVSHAVASAETPLIQSAAAGNLAAVKEAIKAGVGLEARGKAGETALLAATHANHVDVARALIEAGADVNAKDAIKDSPYLYAGARGHLEILKLTLTHGADLKSTNRYGGTALIPASERGHVETVRTLIEAGVNVDHVNNLGWTALLEAVILGDGGQRHINIVKLLIDAGANVNLADNDGVTPLQHARQRGFAPMVAMLEKAGGK from the coding sequence ATGCGTCAGACAATAGTCAGCTTGGGTGCCTTGGCATTGATTGCAGGGACAATAATCATGATCGAACCAGTTTTACCTGTCAGCCATGCCGTAGCGAGCGCTGAAACACCACTCATTCAATCCGCTGCTGCTGGAAATCTTGCTGCGGTTAAAGAAGCGATCAAGGCAGGCGTCGGTCTTGAAGCCAGAGGCAAGGCCGGCGAAACAGCGCTTCTTGCGGCCACACATGCCAATCATGTCGATGTTGCCCGCGCACTGATCGAGGCTGGTGCAGATGTGAATGCAAAGGATGCGATCAAGGATAGCCCCTATCTTTACGCAGGCGCACGCGGACATCTGGAAATCCTGAAACTCACGCTTACGCATGGTGCCGATCTTAAAAGTACCAATCGCTATGGCGGAACGGCACTTATCCCGGCCTCAGAACGTGGGCACGTCGAAACCGTCCGCACACTGATTGAAGCGGGTGTAAACGTTGATCACGTCAACAATCTTGGATGGACGGCTTTGCTTGAAGCCGTGATCCTGGGTGATGGCGGTCAGCGCCACATCAATATCGTGAAATTGCTGATTGATGCGGGTGCTAACGTGAACCTCGCCGACAATGACGGTGTTACGCCATTGCAGCATGCGCGCCAGCGCGGCTTTGCGCCCATGGTGGCGATGCTTGAGAAAGCAGGCGGCAAATGA
- a CDS encoding LysR substrate-binding domain-containing protein, which yields MNTIFSLDLMRAFVAVVESRSFTAAAAQLYSTQSTISQKILRLEQAAGQSLLERARHDVRPTDAGEKLLGYARRMLHLHDEAAAAMTGSALTAVLRLGLAEDFAAKLVTPTLAAFLRAHPKMKLEVTSGLSRELQKGFETGEFDLVMIKQKRGETLGTMHWAEPLSWLESADYPVSDMDALPLVAFPPNGLYRSDMMEALDHIGRPWHVVFTSSSLASVQSAVAEGLGVSLLPARVALPSHRIVPEAAGLPFVEPMEVVIQHIENGPDQIGQLVQMLAEIVSE from the coding sequence ATGAATACGATATTTAGCCTCGATCTTATGCGTGCTTTCGTAGCCGTCGTTGAAAGTCGCAGCTTTACGGCTGCAGCCGCTCAACTATATTCGACACAATCAACCATCAGTCAGAAAATTCTGCGCCTTGAACAAGCTGCCGGACAATCGCTTCTCGAGCGGGCACGGCATGATGTTCGGCCAACTGATGCGGGTGAAAAGCTGCTCGGCTATGCGCGGCGGATGCTTCACCTCCATGATGAGGCAGCAGCTGCCATGACTGGCAGTGCGCTTACAGCAGTCCTTCGCCTTGGTCTGGCCGAAGATTTTGCAGCAAAATTGGTGACGCCGACACTTGCTGCATTCTTGCGCGCACATCCCAAGATGAAACTTGAAGTGACGAGTGGGTTAAGCCGGGAATTGCAGAAAGGTTTTGAAACAGGGGAATTTGATCTGGTGATGATCAAGCAAAAGCGCGGTGAAACACTTGGGACTATGCACTGGGCTGAACCATTGTCCTGGTTGGAAAGTGCCGATTATCCTGTTTCAGACATGGATGCGCTGCCTCTCGTAGCGTTTCCACCGAATGGTTTGTACCGGAGCGACATGATGGAGGCGCTCGATCACATTGGAAGGCCGTGGCATGTCGTTTTCACGAGTTCGAGTCTCGCGAGTGTGCAAAGTGCGGTTGCTGAAGGACTGGGGGTCAGCCTGTTGCCTGCGCGTGTCGCGTTACCATCGCATCGCATTGTTCCCGAAGCAGCCGGATTACCTTTTGTAGAGCCGATGGAAGTCGTCATTCAGCACATCGAGAATGGACCTGATCAGATCGGGCAGCTTGTACAGATGCTAGCCGAAATTGTCAGTGAGTGA
- a CDS encoding aminotriazole resistance protein, with product MSNTTITHNDGNTLFPIVLSIVAAAATGVLWAYANPIQLVPGVIQWRIFAFLPPLVGILLGRKSGFICGYLGTVIWSLLAGTFIPAHSLIIDGIMVGLTGLIPGMLFDPKTTTFNRATLIKIAATCLVVGLVMVAAVSASLAYLGIFPYWWAVMYLGLSDIVPMLIGTPLLVVPALKILKGAHPSGFTRF from the coding sequence ATGTCCAACACCACGATCACGCATAACGACGGAAATACCCTGTTTCCGATTGTCCTTTCTATCGTTGCAGCTGCTGCAACTGGCGTTCTTTGGGCTTATGCCAATCCGATCCAGCTCGTTCCGGGTGTGATCCAGTGGCGAATTTTTGCATTTCTGCCACCGTTGGTCGGCATTCTTCTGGGCCGCAAGAGCGGATTTATCTGTGGTTATCTCGGCACGGTCATCTGGTCGCTCCTGGCTGGCACGTTCATTCCCGCGCACTCTCTGATCATTGACGGCATCATGGTTGGCCTTACAGGCCTGATTCCGGGAATGCTGTTTGATCCAAAGACCACAACGTTTAATCGCGCAACGCTGATTAAAATTGCAGCAACCTGCCTTGTTGTGGGTCTTGTGATGGTTGCCGCCGTTTCGGCAAGCTTGGCTTATCTCGGCATTTTCCCATACTGGTGGGCAGTGATGTATCTCGGCCTTTCAGATATCGTTCCAATGCTGATCGGTACGCCGTTGTTGGTTGTTCCAGCTCTCAAGATTCTCAAGGGCGCTCATCCGTCCGGTTTCACCCGTTTCTGA